In Uranotaenia lowii strain MFRU-FL chromosome 2, ASM2978415v1, whole genome shotgun sequence, one genomic interval encodes:
- the LOC129744703 gene encoding 26S proteasome regulatory subunit 7 gives MPDHLGDDMRKVKTDNKEAEPEIEALDDVDIELLKTYGQGQYHKAIKQIEDDIQKSIKQVNELTGIKESDTGLAPPALWDLAADKQILQNEQPLQVARCTKIINADSDDPKYIINVKQFAKFVVDLADSVAPTDIEEGMRVGVDRNKYQIHIPLPPKIDPTVTMMQVEEKPDVTYSDVGGCKEQIEKLREVVETPLLHPEKFVNLGIEPPKGVLLFGPPGTGKTLCARAVANRTDACFIRVIGSELVQKYVGEGARMVRELFEMARSKKACLIFFDEIDAIGGARFDDGAGGDNEVQRTMLELINQLDGFDPRGNIKVLMATNRPDTLDPALMRPGRLDRKVEFGLPDLEGRTHIFKIHARSMSVERDIRFELLARLCPNSTGAEIRSVCTEAGMFAIRARRKVATEKDFLEAVNKVIKSYAKFSATPRYMTYN, from the exons atgcCTGACCATCTCGGAGATGATATGCGTAAAGTGAAAACAGATAATAAAGAAGCGGAGCCTGAAATTGAAG CTCTTGACGATGTGGATATCGAGCTTCTTAAAACCTAT GGACAAGGCCAATACCACAAAGCGATTAAACAAATCGAAGACGACATCCAAAAGTCAATCAAGCAAGTTAATGAGTTAACCGGAATTAAGGAAAGTGACACCGGACTGGCGCCTCCGGCACTGTGGGATTTGGCAGCTGATAAGCAGATTTTGCAGAATGAGCAACCGCTGCAAGTAGCCCGgtgtacaaaaattatcaatgccGATTCAGACGATCCCAAGTACATCATCAACGTCAAGCAGTTTGCTAAGTTTGTCGTGGATTTGGCTGATTCAGTAGCTCCCACCGATATCGAGGAAGGCATGCGTGTCGG agtTGATAGGAACAAGTATCAGATCCATATTCCGCTTCCACCGAAAATCGATCCGACCGTTACGATGATGCAGGTCGAAGAAAAACCGGATGTAACGTACAGCGACGTTGGTGGTTGTAAAGAGCAAATTGAAAAACTACGCGAAGTAGTAGAAACGCCCTTGCTGCATCCTGAGAAATTTGTCAATCTAGGTATCGAACCTCCCAAAGGTGTGCTTCTGTTTGGGCCCCCTGGAACGGGTAAAACGCTGTGCGCTCGAGCAGTTGCTAACCGTACGGATGCCTGTTTTATTCGGGTGATCGGTTCAGAGTTGGTGCAAAAATATGTTGGCGAAGGAGCTCGTATGGTACGAGAGTTGTTCGAAATGGCGCGTTCTAAGAAAGCTTGTCTGATTTTCTTCGACGAGATTGATGCTATCGGTGGCGCCCGTTTTGATGATGGAGCAGGAGGAGACAACGAGGTTCAAAGAACTATGCTCGAGTTGATCAATCAACTAGACGGATTTGATCCTCGGGGAAATATCAAGGTGTTGATGGCGACTAACCGACCTGATACTTTAGATCCTGCACTGATGCGTCCTGGACGTCTAGATCGTAAAGTAGAGTTTGGTTTACCAGATTTGGAAGGAAGAacgcatattttcaaaattcacgcTCGCTCAATGTCTGTTGAGCGAGACATACGTTTTGAGTTGCTTGCTCGCCTTTGTCCGAATTCTACTGGTGCTGAAATACGTTCCGTGTGCACTGAAGCAGGAATGTTTGCTATCAGAGCACGCCGCAAGGTCGCTACAGAAAAAGATTTTCTAGAAGCTGTCAACAAGGTCATTAAGAGCTATGCCAAATTCAGTGCTACTCCAAGATATATGACTTATAACTAA